A genomic window from Flavobacterium azooxidireducens includes:
- a CDS encoding L-serine ammonia-lyase, which translates to MEECISVFDMLKIGVGPSSSHTLGPWRAAERFLAECREESILNQAIRVKVDLYGSLSLTGKGHATDLAVILGLSGQDPETIPIADIDGIVQSVKTSKKINLGNEIQVDFEVEKDIVFNRNFLPFHANGLTFTLFTNDKEFSETYYSIGGGFVVKEERTNAKKKLEIKCAFPYPIQKADELLEFCKKENKSISEIVYENEKSMRSEEEINHELMRIWDTMLECIYIGCHSEGILPGGLNVRRRAFDMHEGLKGTIPYSNPQEWLETIRKTEVKFRQILKWVSCFALAVNEVNAALGRVVTAPTNGSAGVIPSVLMYYLVIENHQAGEKEIKQFLLVAGEIGSIFKKGATISAAMGGCQAEIGVSSAMAAAALCELMGGTPAQVTMAAEIAMEHHLGMTCDPIGGLVQIPCIERNTMGAIKAINAAELALETDANNAKVPLDKVINTMWETAKDMNSKYKETSEGGLAVGVNLADC; encoded by the coding sequence ATGGAAGAATGTATTTCTGTTTTTGATATGCTTAAAATTGGTGTTGGACCCTCGAGTTCACACACGCTCGGACCGTGGAGAGCTGCCGAACGTTTTTTAGCCGAATGCAGAGAAGAAAGCATTCTGAATCAAGCCATTAGAGTCAAAGTCGATCTATATGGTTCGCTTTCCTTAACGGGAAAAGGGCATGCCACCGACTTAGCAGTCATCTTGGGATTAAGCGGACAAGATCCGGAAACTATCCCGATTGCTGACATTGATGGGATTGTTCAATCGGTAAAAACTTCTAAAAAAATTAATTTAGGAAATGAAATCCAAGTTGACTTTGAAGTAGAAAAAGACATTGTTTTCAACCGAAATTTTCTTCCTTTTCACGCCAATGGTTTGACTTTTACTTTATTTACTAATGATAAAGAATTTAGTGAAACCTATTATTCTATTGGTGGCGGATTTGTGGTGAAAGAAGAACGAACCAATGCCAAAAAGAAATTAGAGATAAAATGTGCTTTCCCCTATCCTATTCAAAAAGCAGATGAATTATTAGAATTTTGTAAAAAAGAAAATAAATCGATTTCTGAAATTGTCTACGAAAATGAAAAATCGATGCGTTCCGAAGAAGAAATTAACCACGAGTTAATGCGAATTTGGGACACGATGTTAGAATGCATTTACATCGGTTGTCACTCCGAAGGAATTTTGCCCGGCGGATTAAACGTTCGCCGAAGAGCTTTTGATATGCACGAAGGTTTGAAAGGAACTATCCCGTATTCAAATCCACAAGAATGGCTGGAAACCATCAGAAAAACAGAAGTTAAGTTTCGTCAAATTTTAAAGTGGGTAAGCTGCTTTGCATTGGCCGTTAATGAAGTGAATGCAGCATTAGGTCGTGTTGTAACCGCACCAACCAACGGAAGTGCGGGTGTAATTCCGTCTGTTTTGATGTATTATTTAGTAATTGAAAATCATCAAGCCGGAGAAAAAGAAATCAAACAATTTTTACTCGTTGCCGGAGAAATTGGCAGTATTTTCAAAAAAGGAGCTACAATTTCTGCCGCAATGGGCGGATGTCAAGCTGAAATTGGCGTATCAAGTGCAATGGCAGCAGCAGCATTATGTGAATTGATGGGTGGAACGCCTGCTCAAGTGACGATGGCCGCCGAAATTGCAATGGAACATCATTTAGGAATGACCTGTGATCCGATTGGCGGATTGGTTCAAATTCCGTGTATCGAACGCAATACGATGGGTGCGATAAAAGCGATTAATGCGGCTGAATTAGCTCTTGAAACCGATGCAAACAACGCGAAAGTTCCGTTAGATAAAGTAATCAATACGATGTGGGAAACCGCTAAAGATATGAACTCCAAATACAAAGAAACCAGTGAAGGTGGTTTGGCAGTTGGAGTGAATTTGGCAGATTGTTAG
- a CDS encoding nuclear transport factor 2 family protein, whose amino-acid sequence MKKIPILILLLFFQFSFAQESEIQITIGKFFNAFHQRDSIALKKVCSENLVLHSISESEKGSKFSIQKASDFYKSIATIPLSMKFEEKILSFKVQIDGSMAHVWTPYEFYVNDKLSHSGVNSFQLYKENEVWKVVYILDTRRKNN is encoded by the coding sequence ATGAAAAAAATTCCAATTCTCATCTTATTATTGTTTTTTCAATTTTCTTTCGCTCAAGAAAGTGAAATTCAAATTACGATTGGAAAATTTTTTAATGCTTTTCACCAACGAGATTCAATCGCTTTAAAGAAAGTGTGTTCCGAAAATTTGGTTTTACATTCTATTTCTGAATCGGAAAAAGGATCTAAATTTTCAATTCAGAAAGCGTCGGATTTTTACAAATCCATTGCAACGATTCCATTATCAATGAAATTTGAAGAGAAAATTTTAAGTTTTAAAGTTCAAATTGATGGTTCAATGGCTCACGTTTGGACTCCATACGAATTTTATGTGAATGATAAATTGAGCCATTCCGGAGTGAATTCTTTTCAACTGTATAAAGAAAATGAAGTTTGGAAAGTGGTTTATATTTTGGATACGAGGCGGAAAAACAACTAA